GAAGCGGGCTTGGACCCGACCGTTTTTGTGGGCGGTACGGTAGGTCCCTGGAAGGGGACGCGCATTGGGGCGGGTAAATACCTCGTGCTTGAATCAGATGAATTTGACCGCAGTTTTCATAATTTCTACCCGCAGATTGCCGTGGTGCTGAACATTGATTTGGACCACACCGATTACTACACCAAGGGCCTCCCAGAAATAGAGCACTCTTACCGGCGCTTCCTTCGCAACTTGCCCAAGGATGCCGTGGTAGTAGGATATGGGCGTGATGGCAGGGTTCGTAAGGCGGTAAAAGGCTTTAAATACCGTGAGCGATGGTACGACGAGGCACACCTCTGGCCCGGCGTGCGTGTTCCTCAGCCTGGCATCCATAATCTGCTCAACGCCACCGCTGCAGCGCGCGTTGCGCACGAGTTGGGCATCTCCCAAGAGGTAATCAAGAAGGCGCTCGCCACTTTCCCAGGCGCAGGCCGCCGGTTTGAGTACTTAGGCAAATGGAACGCAGCGGAGCTTTACGACGACTACGCACACCACCCGAAAGAAATTGCGGCCACACTGAGTGGGTTGCATGAGAAGTTTGGGACAACCAAGCAGACGGTGGTATTTCAGCCGCACCAAAAAGCGCGGACCAAAACGCTGCTGAAAGAATTCGGACGGGCGTTTGATGAGCATCCAGTAACCCGGCTTATCCTGGCGCCTATTTACCATGTAGCCGGTAGGGAAGAGGGGATTGAGATTGAAAGTGACGCTATTGCCAGGGAAATCGACAAGTATGCCCCACCGGGA
This genomic interval from Verrucomicrobiia bacterium contains the following:
- a CDS encoding Mur ligase domain-containing protein, which produces MTRHLYIIGIGGVGTIWIADYALKQGWKVSGSDVQETAEVTRLREAGADIHIGSNPSAIPADVTEGVMTSAATPTSPSYPEFEELVRRGVPVVKRAQWIGKLTRQYHTISVCGAHGKTTTTAMIGWILAEAGLDPTVFVGGTVGPWKGTRIGAGKYLVLESDEFDRSFHNFYPQIAVVLNIDLDHTDYYTKGLPEIEHSYRRFLRNLPKDAVVVGYGRDGRVRKAVKGFKYRERWYDEAHLWPGVRVPQPGIHNLLNATAAARVAHELGISQEVIKKALATFPGAGRRFEYLGKWNAAELYDDYAHHPKEIAATLSGLHEKFGTTKQTVVFQPHQKARTKTLLKEFGRAFDEHPVTRLILAPIYHVAGREEGIEIESDAIAREIDKYAPPGMKVEVAADITELESLVKEASKQGGVLMVMGAGNIRALTDRWRTE